A window from Mycolicibacterium tokaiense encodes these proteins:
- a CDS encoding phosphate/phosphite/phosphonate ABC transporter substrate-binding protein produces MFGHRFSAGAVVALSAAMLAVGCSSAPTDEEQAGTVRFAVTDLQGLEELQREFGAFQGALEEYSGLDIEFVAVNDRTAAAAALGADRVDVVFTGPAEYVVIHERTGAEPIVAIDRDNYRSCIYTRADSDITSLDQLRGKKVAMTDVGSTSGHLGPSQLLMDAGLQPTADVEILTVGDAVHQALKRGDVDAAGVGCHDYDEAMATDDATQFRVIERGENLPPDLLVGRQGLDPQTSAALKTAFQEHFPELLTAMLEGKDNAKFAGAELVEVTDRDYDRVRSMYQAVGVNDFSQFLGN; encoded by the coding sequence GGCGATGCTCGCTGTCGGCTGCAGCAGTGCGCCCACCGACGAGGAACAGGCCGGCACCGTCCGCTTTGCCGTCACGGATCTGCAGGGTCTCGAGGAACTGCAACGCGAATTCGGCGCATTCCAGGGAGCGCTGGAAGAGTACTCCGGACTCGACATCGAGTTCGTCGCAGTGAACGACCGCACCGCTGCCGCGGCCGCCCTGGGTGCCGACCGGGTGGATGTCGTGTTCACCGGGCCCGCCGAATACGTCGTCATCCACGAACGCACCGGGGCTGAGCCCATCGTCGCCATCGACCGTGACAACTACCGCTCCTGCATCTACACCCGCGCCGACAGCGACATCACCAGTCTCGACCAACTGCGCGGCAAGAAAGTCGCCATGACCGACGTCGGTTCCACCAGCGGTCATCTCGGCCCCTCGCAGCTCCTGATGGACGCGGGCCTGCAACCGACCGCCGACGTCGAGATCCTCACCGTCGGTGACGCCGTGCACCAGGCGCTCAAGCGGGGCGATGTCGACGCTGCCGGCGTCGGATGCCATGACTATGACGAGGCCATGGCCACCGACGACGCCACCCAGTTCCGGGTGATCGAGCGCGGCGAGAACCTGCCGCCGGATCTGCTGGTCGGCCGTCAAGGCCTCGACCCACAGACCTCGGCTGCACTCAAAACTGCCTTTCAGGAACACTTTCCGGAGCTGCTGACCGCAATGTTGGAAGGCAAGGACAACGCCAAGTTCGCCGGCGCGGAACTCGTCGAAGTAACCGACCGGGATTACGACCGTGTTCGGTCCATGTACCAAGCGGTCGGCGTCAACGACTTCTCCCAGTTCCTGGGGAACTGA
- the phnC gene encoding phosphonate ABC transporter ATP-binding protein, producing the protein MVTSSRLPGLNPARTAADMAIEVRDLRMRFRRGNADVLAGVDLRIGHGETVALIGTNGAGKSTLLRCLVRLIEPTSGTVALAGTDVTAAPKRALRGIRRDVGFVFQRFHLIPRLTVFHNVVHGAMGRHGTRCAWPLTSPADVRREAMESLEQVGLAGMAGQRVDTLSGGQQQRVAIARMLMQRPTLILADEPVASLDPASATTVMELLSSIAAERNVTVVMALHQMDLALRYASRVVGLRGGTVEFDQLSADCDAAQLAPVFAGGVS; encoded by the coding sequence GTGGTCACGTCCTCCCGCCTGCCGGGTCTCAACCCTGCCCGCACCGCCGCCGACATGGCAATCGAGGTCCGGGATCTCCGGATGCGCTTCCGACGAGGCAACGCAGACGTCCTCGCGGGGGTCGATCTCCGGATCGGGCACGGCGAGACGGTGGCTCTGATCGGAACCAACGGTGCGGGCAAGTCCACTCTGTTGCGCTGCCTGGTTCGGTTGATCGAACCCACCAGCGGCACAGTGGCTCTGGCCGGGACGGACGTGACCGCCGCGCCGAAGCGTGCGTTGCGGGGCATCCGGCGCGACGTCGGCTTCGTCTTCCAGCGCTTCCACCTCATTCCTCGTCTCACGGTGTTCCACAACGTCGTCCACGGCGCCATGGGGCGGCACGGCACCCGCTGCGCCTGGCCGCTGACCAGCCCGGCCGACGTGCGTCGCGAGGCCATGGAGAGCCTGGAGCAAGTGGGCCTGGCCGGGATGGCCGGCCAGCGGGTCGACACCTTGTCGGGGGGCCAACAGCAGCGCGTGGCGATCGCTCGGATGCTGATGCAGCGACCGACGCTGATCCTGGCTGATGAACCGGTGGCCAGCCTGGACCCGGCCTCGGCGACCACGGTCATGGAGCTGCTGTCCTCGATCGCCGCCGAACGCAACGTCACTGTGGTGATGGCCCTACACCAGATGGATCTGGCCCTGCGCTACGCCAGCCGAGTGGTCGGGTTACGCGGCGGCACAGTCGAGTTCGATCAACTATCCGCGGACTGCGATGCAGCGCAGTTGGCTCCGGTCTTCGCCGGCGGTGTCTCATGA
- the phnE gene encoding phosphonate ABC transporter, permease protein PhnE, whose product MSRATMPPPGDTTVSPPRLRRPSLFSLVIVLVVGGLLVHGWTQGAALHPDSLASGVFRLGDFLSDAVPPDTHRLGPILKALLVTVEMALLGTVVGVILSVPLAVLAARNTSPHWSLYALSRGIITVSRTIPDLVWGLIFVIAVGLGPEAGVLAIAVDVMGFCGRFFAESIEDIDPGRIEGLHALGAPRFGVLAGGVLPACTPSFVTTSMFALESSARSSVVLGLVGAGGIGIELATSMTLLRYDEAATIILAILVVVVAFERAAAAIRRRVLGSDGR is encoded by the coding sequence ATGAGCCGCGCCACGATGCCGCCACCGGGCGACACCACGGTGTCACCACCGCGGTTACGGCGGCCCAGCCTGTTCTCGCTGGTGATCGTGCTCGTGGTCGGCGGCCTGCTCGTTCACGGCTGGACCCAGGGCGCCGCCTTGCATCCCGACTCACTGGCCTCCGGTGTGTTCCGCCTCGGCGACTTCCTGTCCGACGCAGTTCCCCCCGACACCCACCGGCTGGGCCCCATCCTCAAGGCGCTGCTCGTGACTGTGGAGATGGCGTTGCTCGGGACCGTCGTCGGGGTGATCCTGAGCGTACCGCTGGCTGTACTCGCCGCGCGCAACACCTCACCGCACTGGTCGCTGTATGCGCTGAGCCGGGGCATCATCACCGTCAGCAGGACCATCCCCGACCTGGTGTGGGGTCTGATCTTCGTGATCGCGGTGGGACTCGGGCCCGAGGCGGGTGTGCTGGCGATCGCGGTGGACGTGATGGGTTTCTGCGGCCGATTCTTCGCCGAGAGCATCGAGGACATCGACCCCGGGCGCATCGAAGGCCTGCACGCGCTGGGGGCACCCCGCTTCGGAGTGCTCGCCGGCGGCGTCCTTCCCGCCTGCACACCGTCCTTCGTCACCACATCGATGTTCGCCCTGGAATCCTCCGCACGATCCTCGGTGGTCCTCGGACTGGTCGGCGCCGGCGGCATCGGCATTGAACTGGCGACCTCGATGACGTTGCTGCGCTATGACGAAGCCGCCACCATCATCCTGGCGATCCTTGTCGTTGTGGTGGCATTCGAGAGGGCCGCTGCGGCGATACGTCGGCGCGTCCTGGGAAGTGACGGACGGTGA
- a CDS encoding GntR family transcriptional regulator: MINRYAGQPLYRQLSDVLETRLTRQAKPGDKLPSEAELSREFDVNRLTVRRALDELNQRGLIETVRGKGSFVATPRMRYDMSAGSDASFTRNMRELGHRVDITVLSTGIVETSERSDALQTAQPLFVCRTLRLVDGEPWSMSMTSVPTERFPQLAQQWAGDTSLFDHLLDHYGVRMRRAPRTFAASLAEPEEAEHLRIRVGAAILEMRGLNIDQDGSPVAAVQHRFRGDQVQFTVDLG; this comes from the coding sequence ATGATCAACAGGTACGCGGGGCAGCCGCTCTACCGCCAACTGAGCGACGTATTGGAAACCCGCCTCACCCGGCAGGCCAAGCCCGGCGACAAGCTGCCCAGCGAAGCCGAACTGTCCCGGGAGTTCGATGTCAACCGCCTCACGGTGCGGCGGGCACTCGACGAACTCAATCAGCGTGGCCTCATTGAAACCGTCCGTGGTAAGGGCTCTTTCGTCGCCACGCCCAGGATGCGGTACGACATGTCGGCCGGCAGCGACGCAAGCTTCACCCGCAACATGCGCGAGCTCGGGCACCGGGTGGACATCACCGTTCTGTCCACCGGCATCGTCGAGACGTCCGAGCGTAGCGACGCGCTCCAGACCGCGCAGCCCCTGTTCGTGTGCCGGACACTGCGGCTCGTCGACGGCGAGCCGTGGTCGATGTCGATGACTTCGGTGCCCACCGAACGGTTCCCGCAGTTGGCCCAGCAGTGGGCCGGGGACACTTCACTGTTCGACCATCTGCTCGACCATTACGGAGTACGGATGCGCCGGGCACCACGCACCTTTGCGGCCAGCCTGGCCGAACCCGAGGAAGCCGAACACCTCCGGATCAGGGTCGGGGCAGCAATTCTGGAGATGCGCGGCCTGAACATCGACCAGGACGGCAGCCCGGTGGCCGCAGTGCAACACCGCTTCCGCGGCGACCAGGTCCAATTTACGGTGGATCTCGGATGA
- a CDS encoding phosphonate C-P lyase system protein PhnG — MSPEERMEALSFADPQTLEQLADDILATAVPVAVITGPESVTAAVRVPIPGTDDATTVLGHVALTRCTVELAGTRGDGIRTGYDPAVAAAAAICDAEYERDGPHREQVEQLCRDAVHERAVRARRRADLVSSTRLEQS; from the coding sequence ATGAGTCCCGAAGAACGCATGGAGGCACTGAGTTTCGCCGACCCGCAGACGCTGGAACAGCTGGCCGACGACATCCTGGCCACGGCCGTGCCGGTGGCGGTGATCACCGGGCCGGAATCGGTCACCGCCGCGGTTCGGGTGCCCATCCCGGGGACGGACGACGCCACCACCGTGCTGGGCCACGTGGCCCTGACCCGCTGCACCGTCGAACTGGCAGGTACCCGCGGCGACGGCATTCGAACCGGCTATGACCCGGCGGTGGCCGCCGCCGCCGCGATCTGTGACGCGGAGTACGAACGCGACGGACCGCACCGCGAGCAGGTCGAACAACTGTGCCGCGATGCTGTGCACGAGCGGGCCGTGCGGGCACGCAGGCGTGCCGACCTGGTGTCGTCGACCCGATTGGAGCAGTCATGA
- the phnH gene encoding phosphonate C-P lyase system protein PhnH — protein MTWDPVHDSRSTFLACMHALCSPGTPFELPQTPDMTDRPELDRAAAVLLALLDRGLGLAIHGGDAAAQVAAAARTATGADSTDLGAADWVLVDGPPAPAIVHARRGTPTNPESSATLVIASTGPTRPVRLAGPGLREPVTHRIPLDELAQQALVVANQNPPMGLDIFIVTPDCLIGLPRSVSLQAVA, from the coding sequence ATGACGTGGGACCCGGTGCACGACAGCAGAAGCACCTTCCTTGCCTGCATGCACGCGCTGTGCTCACCGGGGACACCGTTCGAGCTTCCTCAGACACCCGACATGACCGACCGGCCCGAACTCGACCGCGCCGCAGCGGTTCTGCTCGCCCTGCTCGACCGAGGCCTGGGACTTGCCATTCACGGCGGCGACGCGGCCGCACAGGTGGCTGCCGCAGCGCGCACCGCCACCGGGGCCGACTCGACCGACCTGGGTGCCGCCGACTGGGTTCTGGTAGATGGCCCGCCGGCCCCCGCCATCGTGCACGCACGGCGTGGCACCCCTACCAATCCCGAGAGCAGCGCGACGCTGGTGATCGCCTCGACCGGGCCGACCCGACCAGTGCGCTTGGCCGGTCCGGGATTACGCGAGCCGGTGACGCATCGAATTCCGCTGGACGAGCTGGCACAGCAGGCGCTGGTGGTGGCGAATCAAAACCCTCCGATGGGGCTCGACATCTTCATCGTCACCCCGGACTGTCTGATCGGGCTTCCCCGCAGCGTCAGCCTCCAGGCGGTGGCGTGA
- a CDS encoding carbon-phosphorus lyase complex subunit PhnI gives MYASMHENPALDAARAIARSSRRGNEVNTAMLEEQICAEAGLWEPAAARRALDQSHGDPSHAVSMLRVWAAAQPHVDTLTIQSTDTVLTRRLSSAYPQIPGGQWLGFAPELTTRQLDWTTHNDTGEAPPAPAHPTPGTPDPATEDAPRRADTVRVRDLIQGAPTKSAPADGPGDDPARSVLVAPHTRPNRLAMLARGETGALVSLAAMILGRRQEAVLVELSVATVSLRIPHPRSGIAVAVGEVPITEVEVVLDADVDGRPGLALGWGATLGTVERRAIALALLDAAMLADGELAEPLLLDEQTVIAATDGPATIGFVEHLRLPHYAGFTAYLAQAAAKEPR, from the coding sequence ATGTATGCCAGCATGCACGAGAACCCCGCGCTGGACGCCGCCCGCGCCATCGCGCGCTCCTCACGCCGTGGCAACGAGGTCAACACCGCCATGCTGGAGGAACAGATCTGCGCCGAGGCCGGGCTGTGGGAGCCGGCCGCCGCGCGGCGAGCGCTCGACCAGTCGCACGGCGACCCGTCACACGCGGTCTCCATGTTGCGGGTCTGGGCGGCCGCCCAACCACATGTCGACACCCTGACCATACAATCCACCGATACGGTGCTGACCCGCCGGCTGTCGTCGGCCTATCCGCAGATTCCAGGCGGTCAGTGGCTGGGCTTCGCACCGGAACTGACCACCCGCCAGCTGGATTGGACAACTCACAACGACACGGGTGAGGCCCCGCCGGCTCCCGCGCACCCGACACCGGGGACGCCTGATCCGGCCACCGAGGACGCCCCCCGGCGCGCCGACACCGTACGGGTACGAGACCTCATCCAGGGAGCACCCACCAAGTCGGCTCCGGCAGACGGGCCCGGTGACGACCCCGCTCGCTCCGTTTTGGTGGCGCCGCACACCAGACCCAACCGGCTGGCCATGCTGGCCCGCGGCGAAACCGGCGCTCTGGTGTCGCTGGCCGCCATGATCCTGGGCCGCCGGCAAGAGGCGGTGCTGGTGGAACTCAGCGTGGCCACCGTGAGCCTGCGAATCCCTCACCCTCGCAGCGGTATTGCGGTAGCCGTGGGAGAAGTGCCTATCACCGAGGTCGAGGTGGTGCTGGATGCTGACGTCGACGGGCGGCCCGGTCTTGCCCTCGGGTGGGGCGCCACGCTGGGCACTGTCGAGCGTCGCGCCATCGCGCTGGCGCTGCTGGACGCGGCCATGCTGGCCGACGGCGAGCTTGCCGAACCACTGCTGCTCGACGAGCAGACCGTCATCGCCGCCACCGACGGCCCCGCCACCATCGGGTTCGTCGAGCACCTCCGCCTCCCCCACTACGCAGGATTCACCGCCTATCTCGCCCAAGCAGCCGCCAAGGAGCCACGATGA